A single region of the Leisingera thetidis genome encodes:
- a CDS encoding DMT family transporter: MSIATPQNPPLAAALILAATTFIAGTTLLAKALGTDLLGAPLHPMQISHGRFVFAFLAISAVVIALRPRFTRPHWGYHIGRTSFGWAGVTLMFASVAYIPLADATAITFLNPVFGMLLAVPLLGERVGPWRWGAAAIALAGAMVLLRPAPASFQPAAMLALGAAAVMGLELIFIKKLAGREAPLQVLWVNNLLGLGIATCAVLPVWQMPSPGQWGALAALGLLMACAQACFINGMARADASFVAPFSYATLVFAALYDFLGFGIVPDAVSFLGAFIILAGAAILAWREGRPVPPAGRAAAAANNP, encoded by the coding sequence ATGAGCATCGCGACGCCCCAGAACCCGCCGCTGGCCGCTGCCCTGATCCTGGCCGCGACAACTTTCATTGCCGGCACCACGCTGCTGGCCAAGGCATTGGGAACGGATCTGCTGGGCGCACCGCTGCACCCGATGCAGATCAGCCATGGGCGGTTTGTCTTTGCTTTCCTTGCGATTTCAGCAGTGGTGATCGCCCTGCGCCCGCGGTTCACCCGGCCGCATTGGGGGTATCATATCGGCCGCACCTCCTTTGGCTGGGCCGGGGTCACGCTGATGTTTGCCTCGGTGGCCTACATCCCGCTGGCCGATGCCACCGCGATCACCTTTCTGAACCCGGTGTTCGGCATGCTGCTGGCGGTCCCGCTGCTGGGAGAGCGGGTCGGCCCCTGGCGCTGGGGCGCTGCTGCCATTGCGCTGGCAGGCGCCATGGTGCTGCTGCGGCCCGCGCCCGCCAGTTTCCAGCCCGCCGCCATGCTGGCGCTGGGGGCGGCAGCGGTGATGGGGCTGGAGCTGATCTTCATCAAGAAACTGGCGGGCCGCGAGGCGCCCTTGCAGGTGCTGTGGGTCAACAACCTGCTGGGCCTGGGCATCGCCACCTGCGCGGTACTGCCGGTCTGGCAGATGCCCAGCCCCGGCCAATGGGGCGCCTTGGCGGCGCTGGGGCTGCTGATGGCCTGTGCCCAGGCCTGTTTCATCAACGGCATGGCGCGGGCTGACGCGTCTTTCGTGGCGCCATTCAGCTACGCCACGCTGGTCTTTGCCGCGCTTTACGACTTCCTGGGTTTCGGCATCGTGCCCGACGCTGTGTCCTTTCTTGGCGCCTTCATCATCCTGGCGGGGGCTGCCATTCTCGCCTGGCGCGAGGGGCGGCCCGTTCCCCCGGCGGGCCGCGCCGCCGCCGCCGCAAACAATCCCTAG
- a CDS encoding MFS transporter — translation MHERRIPEWLRHAPVPSVRDFGILAGLEAVVRGTLISVFPLAMYRALGDAGMVSASYFGIGILSLLAGLMIPALIRLVPRRWAYSLGALMFVVSAGFAIEGSPASVLAALALNTVAAVTAFICFNAYVLDYISRAELGQCETSRMFYSALGWTAGPMAGVLLLEVWPPAPFLISGAAALVMLAAFWWMRMGNGKQIARARGPASSPLKYLPRFLDQPRLVTGWLFAVIRSAGWWIYVVYLPIFAIEKGLGQELGGILLSVTNGCLFAAPLLQRWVQRHSIRQAVRTGFLIVTLCFGAAAALQDWPAVSVGLLMAGSAALILLDICGGLPFLMAVKPSERTEMSAVYSSYRDISGIVTPGAAWLVLMVAPLAGIFAAGAAAAAYAALLAGKLHPRLGRGKTAPAPVEDPLPAE, via the coding sequence ATGCACGAGAGGCGAATTCCCGAATGGCTGCGCCATGCGCCAGTGCCTTCGGTCCGGGATTTCGGCATCCTGGCCGGGCTGGAGGCCGTGGTGCGCGGCACTTTGATCTCGGTCTTTCCGCTGGCCATGTACCGCGCCCTGGGCGATGCCGGAATGGTTTCGGCCTCCTATTTCGGGATCGGCATCCTGTCGCTTCTGGCCGGGCTGATGATCCCCGCGCTGATCCGGCTGGTGCCGCGCCGCTGGGCCTATTCGCTGGGGGCGCTGATGTTCGTCGTCTCGGCGGGGTTCGCCATCGAAGGCAGCCCGGCGTCGGTGCTGGCCGCGCTGGCACTGAACACGGTGGCGGCCGTGACCGCCTTCATCTGTTTCAATGCCTATGTGCTTGATTACATCTCCCGGGCCGAACTGGGGCAATGCGAGACCTCGCGGATGTTCTATTCGGCGCTTGGCTGGACCGCAGGGCCGATGGCCGGTGTGCTGCTGCTGGAGGTCTGGCCCCCCGCGCCGTTCCTGATATCCGGCGCTGCCGCATTGGTGATGCTGGCCGCCTTCTGGTGGATGCGGATGGGCAACGGCAAGCAGATTGCCCGCGCCCGCGGCCCCGCCTCGAGCCCGCTGAAATACCTGCCGCGGTTCCTGGACCAGCCGCGGCTGGTCACCGGCTGGCTGTTTGCGGTGATCCGTTCGGCCGGCTGGTGGATCTATGTGGTCTACCTGCCGATCTTTGCCATCGAAAAGGGGCTTGGGCAGGAACTGGGCGGCATCCTGCTGTCAGTGACCAACGGCTGCCTGTTCGCGGCGCCGCTGCTGCAGCGCTGGGTGCAGCGGCATTCGATCCGGCAGGCCGTGCGCACGGGGTTTCTGATTGTCACCCTCTGCTTCGGCGCTGCGGCGGCGCTGCAGGACTGGCCCGCAGTTTCGGTGGGTCTGCTGATGGCGGGGTCGGCGGCGCTGATCCTGCTGGACATCTGCGGCGGGCTGCCATTTCTGATGGCGGTGAAACCCTCCGAGCGCACCGAGATGTCGGCGGTCTATTCCAGCTACCGCGACATCTCCGGCATTGTGACGCCGGGGGCCGCCTGGCTGGTGCTGATGGTGGCGCCGCTGGCCGGGATTTTTGCAGCCGGCGCCGCGGCTGCCGCCTATGCCGCCCTGCTGGCAGGCAAGCTGCACCCGCGGCTGGGACGAGGGAAGACGGCGCCTGCGCCAGTGGAAGATCCCCTGCCCGCCGAGTAG